In Xiphophorus maculatus strain JP 163 A chromosome 15, X_maculatus-5.0-male, whole genome shotgun sequence, the following are encoded in one genomic region:
- the LOC102217542 gene encoding elongation of very long chain fatty acids protein 4, with protein sequence MEVVTHLVNDTVEFYKWSLTIADKRVENWPMMSSSSPTLAISCLYLIFLWAGPRYMQDRQPFTLRKTLIVYNFSMVVLNFYIAKELLLASRAAGYSYLCQPVNYSNDVNEVRIASALWWYYISKGVEFLDTVFFILRKKFNQVSFLHVYHHCTMFILWWIGIKWVPGGQSFFGATINSSIHVLMYGYYGLAALGPHMQKYLWWKKYLTIIQMIQFHVTIGHAGYSLYTGCPFPCWMQWALIGYAVTFIILFANFYYHAYRRKPSSHKGGKPVANGTSAVTNGHCNMEEVEENGKRQKKGRAKRE encoded by the exons ATGGAGGTTGTAACACATCTTGTGAATGACACAGTAGAGTTTTATAAATGGAGCCTTACTATAGCAG ACAAGAGGGTGGAGAACTGGCCGATGATGTCTTCTTCCTCTCCCACCCTGGCCATCAGCTGCCTGTACTTGATCTTCCTGTGGGCGGGGCCTAGGTACATGCAGGACCGCCAACCCTTTACACTCAGGAAGACCCTCATAGTGTACAACTTCAGCATGGTGGTCCTCAACTTCTACATCGCCAAAGAG CTCCTACTAGCATCAAGAGCTGCTGGATACAGCTACCTGTGTCAGCCTGTCAACTACTCAAATGACGTGAATGAAGTCAGG ATAGCATCTGCTCTTTGGTGGTATTACATCTCCAAAGGGGTGGAGTTCCTGGACACGGTGTTTTTTATACTGAGGAAGAAGTTCAACCAAGTCAGCTTCCTCCACGTCTACCATCACTGTACCATGTTCATCCTCTGGTGGATTGGTATCAAGTGGGTCCCTGGTGGACAGT CATTTTTCGGTGCAACCATCAACTCTTCCATCCACGTCCTAATGTATGGTTACTATGGCCTGGCTGCCTTGGGACCTCATATGCAGAAGTATCTCTGGTGGAAGAAATACCTCACCATAATTCAGATG ATCCAGTTTCACGTAACTATCGGCCACGCCGGTTATTCGCTCTACACTGGCTGCCCATTTCCCTGCTGGATGCAGTGGGCTCTGATCGGCTATGCTGTCACCTTCATCATCCTCTTCGCCAACTTCTACTACCACGCCTACAGACGCAAACCTTCATCACACAAAGGCGGCAAGCCAGTGGCCAACGGCACATCCGCTGTGACTAACGGCCACTGCAACATggaagaagtggaggaaaatggGAAGAGGCAAAAGAAGGGTAGAGCGAAAAGGGAGTGA